Genomic segment of Juglans microcarpa x Juglans regia isolate MS1-56 chromosome 7S, Jm3101_v1.0, whole genome shotgun sequence:
CTAATAAGATCAgtagaaaaactgaaaaataaagcACCAAGTTCTTTACTTTATTTAAATGGAGAttcaaattaagagaaaaatgattattttgtattaaatttgtaACTATGCACAAAAACTACCATGGCCATATTATATACCTTTTTATACAtgattttaaatacttaaattatattatatataatttttaattttcttatttatattgatataaCCAATTAAAATTTATCATGAATCACTTGATTCATTGAAtcgtttttttattattattctgatTTTTGAGTCTTGGTTTTTATAGTACTTAATGTGGGAGGTTCTTATATCAGTTATAAGTTGATTGTGTTAATAAAAAAGCTTGCAAAGGAAAATGGATTAAAACATTCTACCACAAATTCTTACTATGAATATAACCAAATATATACTTCAAAAAAGAGTGTTGCTATAATTATTGTGAAATACGATGGGCCATATAGTCAGTTCACTTGACTAATAGGACCCGCTTATCCGACTCGGGTTTGTAGtttgtgaaataaaatttatttgagtaatgctatacaccacactctcagtttatttttatcatattaagtggtatatgacatattcatcaccattaaatgataaaaacgTATATAATAAATgttcatttaatagtgataaatgtatcacatcatacttaatgggatgaaagtaacatgttagtatgatgtatagaattttcctatttataattttatatcgtACAAGTctcatattctttaaaaaaaaatagttaaatttgaGATGtacgtaaaaaaatattattttttaataataatcttattttattgtaaagagAGTGCTCTGTAGTTTAAAAATCTTATTGCATAAAAGagcattgaaatttttttttatccacagCAAATGcaaatacatattttcataaCTAGACTATTAAATTAACTATATTGAATTatacatatctaaatattttcacaattataAACAATGCCAATACATATTTGTATATGCCGATCACTCtataaatactattttattaattttgtttctttcctcCGActcgtcctctctctctctccaccaacgggattatataaaaatagaattttaagaaaaagaattatGTAGTAGATGTTaagtgtaaaatatatatataaaaaattaattttagaaaaaaaattaataattaaaaatattattttattattattttggtttaaaaatatataatttaatgtgagagtttttcttgaatgaCAAAGGCAATCTCCAAACTATGGGATTTTGCATTTGTATATAAGGtgtcgtttagatagtgaattgagacgatatgagtttagataaaagttaaaaattaaataaaatattgttaaaatattattttttaatattattattattttaaaatttaaaaaaattaaattattttttattattgttattttttattgagagAGGGGGTCGAACCCAAAACTTTCATTTTAGAGATTTGGGTATTATGACATCAGGCTATATGCCTTTggcatttaaattattaattatattttgtatataaatttaataaaattataataataagatgaaatgagttaagatttCTTCTTAATCCAAATGTAACCTAAATAAACCAAAGCCCAGGCTCCTAGCTGATTTATATTGCCACGGATCGTGATCCGCGTGACACTGATTCAAAGGTTCTCGGCCGTCCATTGTCCCTTTAATCAACGGTCGATTGGTCTTCTTTTAAACGTTTCGAACAAACACGGAAATTTCTGAAATTCCCGCTTCCCTGTCCCTCCCACTGTACTACACTATAAGTACCCCTAAGACGCATGATAGTTTCCCACCAAATTCTCGTGTAACAAATTAGAATCTTCGACGCTGCGTAACCTTTCCTACCATCTCCGAATGGCGCGTACCAAGCAGACTGCACGGAAGTCGACTGGAGGAAAGGCTCCAAGGAAGCAGCTAGCCACTAAGGCGGCTCGGAAGTCGGCTCCGGCCACAGGAGGAGTCAAGAAGCCACATAGGTTTAGGCCCGGAACGGTGGCTCTGAGAGAGATCAGGAAGTATCAGAAAAGCACCGAATTGCTGATCCGAAAGCTCCCGTTCCAGAGGCTGGTTAGAGAGATCGCTCAGGACTTCAAGACCGATCTGCGCTTCCAGAGCAGCGCCGTCTCGGCTCTACAGGAGGCGGCCGAGGCCTACCTTGTGGGACTGTTCGAGGATACCAATCTGTGCGCAATTCACGCCAAGAGGGTCACCATCATGCCCAAGGATATCCAGCTTGCTCGTAGGATTAGGGGCGAGAGGGCTTAATTTGGGATTGATAATTGTTCGGCTTATAATTAGCGGGGAAAAGAAGCTTTAGCAGTAGATCTGGTTTTCCAGCGTTGTCTTTCTTATCCAAGTTTATTATCTCTAGATCAATGTAATTATATGTAATCCATTTCCTCCTTGACCATCTATCTCCGGATATGTGTAACTGGTTTGGATTCGAATCTCTGGAAATcgaatgttatttttgttttgttttatatatggttTAGATCTATATGGTTTGGTCTTTCTGAATGATTCTGATGCATTAGCTTCAGCGAAAACATGCTTCTAAAAGGGTCCGGCGAAATTAGAAGCTGCCCATTTTCCACTCGATTTTGCGTGCATCTTTAGAACCCTGGCGAGTTTTTCCTGTTgggaatttttaattttaattgttctaGGCATATTTCGTACGCCCATGTCATCTTCCCACACTATACGAAGAAAGGATAGCAGAGAGAATTCAATCACTTGCATGTCAAACAACATGCATATGTAAAAAGCTTAAAGTTTGAAGTTCGCGTGGGCCATCCGAGTTCGGCGCGCGAGGTACGCACCCCACGCAATTTAGTGAGCGAGACGAAGTGgcgggaaaaaaaaagggaaacaaatATAAATTCAGCCCGTGGTCAATTGGTTCCCTAACCTTTAAAAGACTCTTTTTCCCCCAACTTCAACTCGGCCGAAACTCTATCCGTACGCCGAATCCCGAAAAGTCTCTCCGCTTCATGGACAAGTACTTGCTCCCTCTCAAGCCTTCCTCaccccaaaaccctaaacctctTCGACGGTACAACTATTCtcaactcttttttcttctttctttgtttttgtttttaatttgaatatgtagtcttttttttaatggaaaaaaattcaaaggcTACAATGGAATCGATGCGCCATCGAATTGAACGGCCGGTTCGAGCCAAAGTATCGCCACGAGATCTCCAGCTTGCTCAAGCAATCTTACTACGAGGTTTGGCCATTACTTCATTGCcaatttttgttggtttggttTGTTTAAACTGTTGGTGTATAAAATAGctcagaatttttttatgctCTTGTTATGGAGAAAAGATTGGTGCGTTTCCGCATTTGTATCACATCGACAGCGTGCCCTGTCAAACGCATGTAAGGGAAAGCAGCTCAGttttttggttttcctttttatcGTTGATTGAGCAGCAGTTTTGTTGGTGCTTGAAATTGTTTTGCTTCTGTTGTACAGAAAAATATGATTGACAATGGCGCAAGATTCGCAGGGCAGATGCCAATTAGAAAGTTAGTTTCTACAGTTACGct
This window contains:
- the LOC121241463 gene encoding histone H3.2, with protein sequence MARTKQTARKSTGGKAPRKQLATKAARKSAPATGGVKKPHRFRPGTVALREIRKYQKSTELLIRKLPFQRLVREIAQDFKTDLRFQSSAVSALQEAAEAYLVGLFEDTNLCAIHAKRVTIMPKDIQLARRIRGERA